A single region of the Labrus bergylta chromosome 10, fLabBer1.1, whole genome shotgun sequence genome encodes:
- the LOC110005347 gene encoding uncharacterized protein isoform X1 — protein MDSGNHVASLNEYAQRRRLSLGYNFLGSDGPDHNKTFTMRAVIDGNLYPNGVGKTKKDAKQDAAKNALTHLLEIGNQAPVEPSVNAAEASAAAAHQTPPRSINYICWLNEYGQKNRVDVRAVESAGVGANQCCHYVVDDKTYPSATGATKREAKERAAKLAHDEICPSENTQVNARPRAALTSMASCPICNRQYPRQRLVIHASTCGESISDVHGNALAPLPHRTSADPSEEDWRTVADPKRALWLFTQGVLRSKRRAEVNRFSVDLRKDLEEQDMSYVSFYKRSNVDWASPLKCILEGDAAIGEGVNRHVMSTLMLKLRTGFHLNLGYGDITRLFDGQQDHLVPANSIVMLDDKLFLMAGRMMGHCFMYGGPGFPGVSPAITHVLCGGSIDSATVVIEDCPDLDIRETIQLMTENSELEGEERDSVVSLCMGWDLPCPTLNNRKWLHDKLLLHAVIGRSARQVKQLRKGLKETGIWPLLSNRADVVKLLFPCEKEAEITPQMILSHIKWPTRNPVSTRVTAYFQTFIEQASSEHLKDLLRFWVGWEVPPEELIVEVANGRLPRAATCFLTIKLPDHHTTYEDFESHMVAAITSCDTGFGRI, from the exons ATGGACTCTGGAAACCACGTTGCCAGTCTGAACGAGTACGCGCAGAGGAGACGATTGAGTCTCGGTTATAACTTCCTCGGTTCTGATGGTCCGGACCACAACAAAAC ATTCACCATGAGGGCAGTCATAGACGGTAACCTTTATCCCAACGGTGTGGGGAAGACGAAGAAGGACGCCAAACAAGACGCTGCTAAAAACGCCCTGACACATTTGTTGGAGATTGGAAACCAGGCTCCTGTTGAACCT AGTGTAAACGCAGCAGAAGCTTCGGCTGCAGCAGCTCATCAGACGCCTCCCAGAAGCATCAACTACATCTGCTGGCTGAATGAATACGGGCAGAAGAACAGGGTGGATGTACGCGCCGTGGAGTCGGCAGGAGTGGGAGCTAACCA ATGCTGTCACTACGTGGTGGATGATAAGACATATCCATCTGCCACTGGGGCGACAAAAagggaagccaaagagagagcaGCCAAGCTTGCACATGATGAGATATGTCCCAGTGAAAATACACAG GTGAATGCACGTCCCCGTGCTGCATTGACCTCCATGGCTTCCTGCCCAATCTGTAACCGACAGTATCCACGCCAACGGTTGGTGATTCATGCAAGTACGTGTGGAGAGAG caTCTCTGATGTCCATGGTAATGCTCTTGCACCTCTTCCTCATCGCACATCAGCAGATCCATCAGAGGAAG ACTGGAGGACCGTTGCAGATCCCAAAAGAGCTCTCTGGCTTTTTACTCAAGGGGTGCTGAGAAGTAAGAGGAGGGCTGAAGTGAACCGTTTCTCAGTGGACTTAAGAAAAGACCTGGAGGAGCAGGACATGTCCTATGTGAGCTTCTATAAGCGCAGCAATGTTGACTGGGCGTCACCACTGAAATGCATACTGGAAG GGGATGCTGCTATAGGAGAGGGTGTTAACCGACACGTTATGTCAACACTGATGCTGAAGTTGAGAACTGGATTCCACCTTAATCTCG GATATGGTGACATCACAAGGCTATTCGATGGACAGCAGGACCACCTGGTGCCTGCAAACTCTATTGTTATGCTGGACGACAAGCTCTTTCTGATGGCAGGGCGAATGATGGGGCATTGCTTCATGTATGGTGGTCCTGGTTTCCCTGGTGTCAGCCCAGCCATCACACATGTTCTGTGTGGTGGTTCCATTGACAGCGCCACAGTCGTGATTGAAGACTGTCCTGATTTGGACATCCGTGAAACAATACAGCTG ATGACCGAAAATTCTGAACTCGAAGGTGAAGAGCGTGACAGCGTTGTCAGCCTTTGCATGGGGTGGGACCTTCCTTGTCCAACGCTGAATAACAGGAAGTGGCTTCATGACAAGCTGCTCTTGCATGCG GTTATTGGGCGATCTGCTAGACAAGTGAAGCAGTTAAGAAAGGGACTCAAGGAGACGGGCATTTGGCCACTCCTCTCCAACAGAGCAGATGTGGTCAAGCTGCTCTTCCCTTGTGAGAAAGAAGCTGAGATCACACCTCAG ATGATTCTTTCACACATCAAATGGCCAACGAGGAATCCAGTTTCAACTCGGGTCACAGCTTACTTTCAGACTTTTATTGAacaag CCTCTTCAGAGCATCTGAAGGATCTGCTGCGGTTCTGGGTTGGTTGGGAGGTCCCACCCGAGGAACTGATCGTAGAGGTGGCAAACGGCCGTCTCCCAAGGGCCGCCACCTGCTTTTTGACCATCAAGTTGCCTGACCATCACACAACCTACGAAGACTTTGAGTCTCACATGGTCGCTGCCATCACTTCCTGCGACACGGGCTTTGGTCGTATTTAG